In the genome of Cetobacterium ceti, one region contains:
- a CDS encoding aminopeptidase, giving the protein MIYKNNNGWTKEMVENNKETIFKFAEGYKNILDLGKTEREFVNQGIKLAEYKGFKNAETLEKINPGDKVYYVNRGKNLVLVVVGKDDILSGANYVVSHVDSPRIDLKGNPLYEDLELAYMKTHYYGGIKKYQWASIPLSLHGVVMLASGEKKEIIIGEDDTDPVFTIPDLLPHLAGKYQGDRKTAEVIKGEELQILVGSIPTYVENEDIKENIKYAILEKLNNAYGMIEEDFISAEFQMVPAFKAKDIGLDRSMIGAYGQDDRICGYTSMKAILDIEEIPNRTAICFLADKEETGSNGSTGLQSNYLEYFTGDLISKIKGNYCEMYLKKCLWNSKAMSSDVNAAMDPVFKAVHEEQNAAKLNHGIVVTKYTGARGKAGTNDADAEYVWEIRNLLNTNNIKWQIGELGRVDEGGGGTVAMFLAQYGIRTIDVGPALLAMHAPFEVSSKLDVYETYRAYQAFFHM; this is encoded by the coding sequence ATGATATATAAAAATAATAATGGTTGGACAAAGGAAATGGTAGAAAATAATAAAGAAACTATTTTCAAATTTGCAGAAGGATACAAAAATATTTTAGATTTAGGAAAAACAGAAAGAGAATTTGTAAATCAAGGAATTAAATTAGCTGAGTACAAAGGATTTAAAAATGCTGAAACTCTAGAAAAAATTAATCCAGGTGATAAGGTTTATTATGTAAATAGGGGAAAAAACTTAGTTTTAGTTGTGGTTGGTAAAGATGATATACTATCTGGAGCTAATTATGTTGTTTCTCACGTAGATTCTCCTAGAATTGATTTAAAGGGAAATCCTTTATATGAAGATTTAGAGTTAGCTTATATGAAAACACATTATTATGGTGGAATAAAGAAATATCAATGGGCATCAATTCCTTTATCTTTACACGGAGTTGTAATGTTAGCTTCTGGAGAGAAAAAAGAAATTATAATCGGAGAAGATGATACAGACCCAGTATTTACAATACCAGATTTATTACCACATTTAGCAGGAAAATATCAAGGGGATAGAAAAACTGCTGAAGTTATAAAAGGTGAAGAGCTTCAAATTTTAGTTGGAAGTATTCCAACATATGTAGAAAACGAAGATATAAAAGAAAATATAAAATATGCAATTCTTGAAAAATTAAATAATGCTTATGGAATGATAGAGGAAGATTTTATTTCTGCTGAATTCCAAATGGTACCAGCTTTTAAAGCTAAAGATATAGGCCTTGATAGATCTATGATTGGTGCTTATGGTCAAGATGATAGAATATGTGGATACACTTCTATGAAAGCGATTTTAGATATTGAAGAAATTCCTAATAGAACTGCTATTTGTTTCTTAGCAGATAAAGAAGAAACTGGTTCAAATGGATCAACAGGACTTCAGTCTAATTATTTAGAATATTTTACAGGAGATTTAATTTCTAAAATTAAAGGAAATTATTGTGAAATGTACTTAAAAAAATGTTTATGGAATTCAAAAGCTATGTCTTCTGATGTAAATGCTGCAATGGATCCAGTATTTAAAGCTGTTCACGAAGAGCAAAATGCTGCTAAATTAAATCATGGAATAGTTGTAACTAAATATACAGGAGCTAGAGGAAAAGCTGGAACTAATGATGCTGATGCTGAATATGTTTGGGAAATTAGAAATTTATTAAATACAAATAATATAAAATGGCAAATTGGAGAATTAGGAAGAGTTGACGAAGGTGGAGGAGGAACAGTAGCTATGTTCTTAGCACAATATGGAATAAGAACTATAGATGTAGGACCTGCTCTTTTAGCAATGCATGCTCCTTTTGAAGTTTCTTCAAAATTAGATGTATATGAAACTTATAGAGCTTATCAAGCATTCTTTCATATGTAA
- a CDS encoding DHA2 family efflux MFS transporter permease subunit — MRTLKSTELVLATVALAIGAFMNVLDSTIVNVSLSHIAGDFGVAPNNGTWVITSYAVSEAIFLPLIGWLTTRFGVLRQYIWATLLFTLASMACGISPTFEFLLASRILQGIVGASMIPLSQSIMMMLYPKDKKAVALGIWAMTVVIAPIVGPILGGWITDTFSWRWSFYINLPFGIISTFIIHKLAQNLGMKDETKKEPIDIWGLIFLAVGIGSLQLMLDKGNDLNWFENSTIVILAIISFVFLVILVIWEWYQENPVVNVRLFLNRNFTIGAISLTIGQSIFFASVVVIPLWLQNYMGYTAYLSGLATASLGVPILLLAPVIAKIIPKVDVRKLVLVGFLLFSLVAIFDSTFPPDVTMGYIAWNRFLTGFGLALFFTPLNFLTLSHIPEKELPSASGLYNFMRNMGSSFGTSLSVNYWTHQTSFFHSVLGSSITPGNPNLLSYMYKIPGTIGAKLASLNYLITNQAATMALNQLSYVSGICILILIPLIFLAKNNSK; from the coding sequence GTTGCTTTGGCCATAGGAGCATTTATGAATGTTCTTGATAGCACCATTGTAAATGTTTCTCTAAGCCATATTGCTGGAGATTTTGGTGTAGCTCCTAACAATGGTACTTGGGTTATTACATCCTATGCCGTATCTGAAGCAATATTTCTTCCATTAATTGGTTGGTTAACAACTAGATTTGGTGTCCTAAGACAGTATATTTGGGCAACTTTACTTTTTACTTTAGCAAGTATGGCTTGTGGAATTAGTCCTACTTTTGAATTTTTATTAGCTTCTAGAATTCTTCAAGGAATTGTAGGAGCTAGTATGATTCCTTTATCTCAGTCAATAATGATGATGCTTTATCCTAAAGATAAAAAAGCTGTAGCTTTAGGAATCTGGGCAATGACTGTTGTTATAGCTCCTATTGTTGGTCCTATATTAGGAGGGTGGATTACTGATACCTTCAGTTGGAGATGGTCATTTTATATAAATCTTCCATTTGGAATTATTTCTACTTTTATTATTCATAAATTGGCTCAAAATTTAGGAATGAAAGATGAAACTAAAAAGGAACCTATAGATATTTGGGGCTTAATATTTTTAGCAGTTGGAATTGGTTCTTTACAGTTAATGTTAGATAAAGGTAATGATTTAAATTGGTTTGAAAATTCAACTATAGTTATTTTAGCAATTATATCCTTTGTATTTTTAGTTATTTTAGTTATTTGGGAATGGTATCAAGAAAATCCTGTTGTAAATGTAAGATTATTCTTAAATAGAAACTTCACCATAGGAGCTATTTCTTTAACTATTGGACAAAGTATATTTTTCGCTTCTGTTGTAGTTATTCCTTTATGGTTACAAAATTATATGGGATATACAGCCTATTTAAGTGGACTTGCAACAGCTTCTCTAGGAGTTCCTATTTTACTTTTAGCTCCTGTGATAGCCAAAATTATTCCTAAAGTGGACGTACGTAAGTTAGTATTAGTTGGATTTTTATTATTTTCCCTTGTAGCAATTTTTGATTCTACTTTTCCACCTGATGTAACTATGGGATATATTGCTTGGAATAGATTTTTAACTGGTTTTGGTTTAGCTTTATTTTTCACTCCACTTAATTTTTTAACACTTTCTCATATTCCAGAAAAAGAATTACCATCAGCTTCTGGATTATATAATTTTATGAGAAATATGGGAAGTTCCTTTGGAACCTCTTTATCTGTTAACTATTGGACTCATCAAACTTCTTTTTTCCATTCGGTTTTAGGAAGTTCGATAACTCCAGGAAATCCAAATCTTTTATCTTATATGTATAAAATTCCTGGAACAATTGGAGCAAAACTTGCTTCATTAAATTATTTAATAACAAATCAAGCAGCTACAATGGCTTTAAATCAACTTTCCTATGTATCAGGAATATGTATATTAATTTTAATTCCACTTATATTTTTAGCTAAAAATAATTCAAAATAA
- a CDS encoding Rossmann-like domain-containing protein, translating into MIIFHRLLDIFKTEIDINHLENEIITVKCEISNPFKNIKTFKQQNFPMLNGKEITIECIFRGHKGQASTSFPATFNGTLKEILHLDICSNSYDRAIFIAVFNCITSYLHHIPNTIHCQGNSPNLCAYKFKEFISKNFSNKNIALIGYHKEIITSLSSTYPVRVLDLDSELINDNIDGTIIEDGISNFSPVMEWADIILCTGSTLSNGTIVNFLNLDIPIFFYGTTISGMAYYFNLPRLCFESKN; encoded by the coding sequence ATGATTATTTTTCACAGGCTATTAGATATTTTTAAAACTGAAATTGATATTAATCACTTAGAAAATGAAATTATAACTGTCAAATGTGAAATCTCAAATCCCTTTAAAAATATAAAAACTTTTAAACAACAAAATTTTCCAATGTTAAATGGAAAAGAAATTACTATAGAATGTATTTTTAGAGGTCACAAAGGCCAAGCCTCTACTTCTTTTCCTGCTACTTTTAATGGAACTTTAAAAGAAATTTTACACCTTGATATTTGTTCAAATTCCTACGACAGAGCTATTTTTATAGCTGTTTTCAATTGTATAACTTCCTATTTACATCATATTCCAAACACTATTCATTGCCAAGGAAACTCTCCTAATCTTTGTGCTTATAAATTTAAAGAATTTATTTCCAAAAATTTTTCTAATAAAAATATTGCTTTAATTGGCTATCACAAAGAAATAATAACATCTTTAAGTTCTACTTACCCAGTAAGAGTTTTAGACTTAGATTCTGAACTTATTAATGACAACATTGACGGAACTATTATTGAAGATGGCATCAGTAATTTTTCTCCTGTTATGGAATGGGCTGATATTATTCTTTGTACAGGAAGTACATTATCTAATGGAACTATTGTAAATTTTTTAAATTTAGATATTCCTATTTTTTTTTACGGAACTACCATTAGTGGAATGGCTTATTATTTTAATTTGCCTAGACTTTGTTTTGAAAGTAAAAATTAA
- a CDS encoding BCCT family transporter encodes MSELIREKAKTKIINWKNERVFIGAFMVIFIILLTALTNKTKFEKVANITLNSIITNFGFLYLLIVLAVGIFCLFLCFSRYGDIRLGPDNSKPEYSNISWFSMLFSAGMGVGLVFFGVAEPLAHYVNPAFNIVSGSKQAISFAFRTSFFHWGFHPWGIYSFLALGMAYFQFRKKEKGLISSVFSPLLKNNKYKEGIKDIIDTIAVLATITGVATTLGLGTLQINSGLNHLFNVPKTLGVQTIIIIVVTIIFMASALGSLDKGIKLLSNLNMLFAALLLLVVICLGPTISIFNVFAENLGDYLNNILKLSLRTNSFGDKTWMSTWTIFYWSTWVAWTPFVGTFIARISKGRTIREFVIGVIIIPSLVSFIWFSAFGTLGINLGLDIARVAIANTETALFVVFSHYRYGVIMSIVAILLIGSFFVTSADSATYVLGMMTSKGDLNPPKSKKFIWGLAQSLLALALIFAGGLNMLKTASIIIAFPLLLLFPIMIFSLIMAFKNDILIRKKNLLKRKVKSLSLDEIDGISKLLEENNI; translated from the coding sequence ATGAGTGAATTAATAAGAGAAAAAGCAAAAACAAAAATAATAAATTGGAAAAATGAAAGAGTTTTTATTGGAGCTTTTATGGTAATTTTTATTATTTTGTTAACTGCATTAACAAATAAAACGAAATTTGAAAAAGTAGCAAATATTACTTTAAATTCAATAATAACTAATTTTGGATTTTTGTATTTACTAATTGTTTTAGCAGTTGGAATATTTTGTCTATTTTTATGTTTTAGTAGATATGGGGATATACGTTTAGGACCAGATAACTCTAAGCCTGAATATTCAAACATATCTTGGTTTTCCATGTTGTTTTCAGCTGGGATGGGTGTTGGATTGGTATTCTTTGGAGTGGCAGAACCTTTAGCTCATTATGTTAATCCAGCTTTTAATATAGTTAGTGGAAGTAAGCAAGCGATAAGTTTTGCTTTTAGAACTTCATTTTTCCATTGGGGGTTTCATCCTTGGGGAATTTATAGTTTTTTAGCTTTAGGAATGGCTTATTTTCAGTTTAGAAAAAAAGAAAAGGGATTAATAAGTTCAGTATTTTCTCCTCTTCTAAAAAATAATAAGTATAAAGAGGGAATTAAAGATATTATTGATACCATTGCAGTACTTGCTACAATTACTGGAGTTGCAACAACTTTAGGACTTGGAACATTACAAATAAATAGTGGATTGAATCATCTTTTTAATGTCCCTAAAACTTTAGGGGTACAAACAATTATAATTATTGTTGTTACAATTATATTTATGGCATCAGCTTTAGGTTCCTTGGACAAAGGAATTAAACTTCTATCTAATTTAAACATGCTCTTTGCAGCTCTTCTATTATTAGTTGTAATCTGTTTAGGACCAACTATTTCTATATTTAATGTATTTGCAGAAAATTTAGGTGATTATTTAAATAATATTTTAAAACTAAGTTTACGTACTAACAGTTTTGGAGATAAAACATGGATGTCAACTTGGACAATTTTTTATTGGTCAACTTGGGTTGCTTGGACACCTTTTGTTGGAACATTTATAGCAAGAATATCAAAGGGGAGAACTATTAGAGAATTTGTAATAGGTGTTATTATTATACCTTCCTTAGTATCTTTTATTTGGTTTTCAGCTTTTGGAACTTTAGGAATTAATTTAGGTCTTGATATTGCAAGAGTCGCAATTGCAAATACAGAAACAGCTTTATTTGTTGTATTTAGCCATTATAGATATGGGGTTATAATGAGTATTGTAGCTATATTATTAATTGGTTCTTTCTTTGTAACATCTGCTGATTCGGCAACATATGTGTTAGGAATGATGACTTCAAAGGGAGATTTAAACCCACCGAAAAGTAAGAAGTTTATATGGGGATTAGCCCAATCACTGTTGGCATTAGCTCTTATTTTTGCAGGGGGATTAAATATGTTAAAAACTGCTTCAATAATAATAGCATTTCCGTTATTACTTTTATTTCCAATTATGATTTTTTCATTGATAATGGCATTTAAAAATGATATTTTAATAAGAAAGAAAAATTTACTTAAAAGAAAAGTGAAATCTTTAAGTTTAGATGAAATAGATGGAATTTCAAAACTTCTAGAAGAAAATAATATATAA